Genomic segment of uncultured Desulfobacter sp.:
ATTGAGTTTTCTGCCCTGGGACTCATTTTCATCCATGACTTCCCGGAACATTTTAATGTGGCTGTGCACCCGCACAATCTCCTCGGACACGTCACTTTTGTCCGCAAGAAGGGCCGTTTCCTGGGCCAGCCGCACCGGATCAAGACACTCCCCGTCCTCGGCGGTCAACACGGCCAGACGTTCCTTCAGCCGGGCCTTGTAAACTTCGGGTATGATTTTGGCCTCTTCTTCAACCTGCGCCATGCGCTGTTCAATGTCTGAAATGCGATCACGCAAATCCTGGTACAGGTTCTCACCCTCTTGCTTTCGCATTAGGTCAAGTGCCTGGGCTGCGTCCCGGGCGGTGTCACACACGGCGGATCGAAGAAGCGCAAGATCAAGCTCGGGTTTTGCAGCCACAATGAGCTGCTTGGCGCCGAGCACGGTTTCCAGGGCAATGTCACCTGAAATGGAAAGGGTGTCCTGAACTGTTTTCAATGCTTTATAGTAAGCTTTCGCCTTGATAATGTCCACCTCAAACAGATCCTGGTCCAGGGCCTGATCCTCCAGGCTCGCCCGGATCTCTATTCTGCCCCGGGTATGGAACTGCCCCATGATTTTTTTAATTTCCTCTTCAAAGGACTGGCAGGTTTCGGGCAGATGGATGGAAAAATCCAGAAAACGTGAATTATAGGCGCGCACGGTCATGTCAACCGTCAGGGTATCCTGGGTGTGCGACACCTTGGCAAAAGCGGTCATGCTTTTAATCATACAATTATCCTTTTATGGTCTTAAGATCCGCAAGATATTTCTGTCTCACCTGTCCTAAAAATTTGAACACAGCAGGGGAGGCATAATCCGGGTAAGTCCATTCCAGGGTTTTAAAGCCTTTTTTGGTGTACATTAATGTCAGGTCAGCATAAATTTTTTGTCCAATGTAAATCCTGTGGGAATACTCTTTTCCCGTGGCCAGGATGAACCGGGAGGACAGAAGATACCCCGGGTCAATATTGATCGTTCTGTTATTTTGATCCAGGCAGTCGGATTCAATCCTGTTGGTGGCAAGTTTAATGGAAGCCAGGGCGTCTTGTTCCATGAGCGGCTTAAACGCAATCAGCCTGCGAAACAACGGCTCCCCCATTTCCTTGTAATAATAATCGGTAAAATCGAAATCCAGCCAGGGAGAAATCATGTCCACGGGCCCGCCCACATCCTCAAGGCGGGAAAAGACCGATGCCAGAACCGACTTATCTTTCATGAACACCGACATCACAAGTTTGGCCGGTGCTGGTGTTTTAGGCGTACTCATTGCTTAACGGAAATGGCCTCGTCAATGAGCATAATGGGAATATCATCCCGGATTTCATATTTAAGGGCGCAGGCGTTGCAGACCAGACCGTCTTGGCTCTCGGTCAGTTCCACCGGCCCTTTACATTTGGGGCATACAAGAATTTCAAGCAGTTCTTTTGATACAGCCATATCAGTATCTCCTTGAATGGTTAATTTGTCTTAGTCTGCATGGACTGCAGTTTATAATAAAAACTTTTAGCCGCCATCAGATCATCATGGGTACCTTGTTCAACAATGGTTCCGTTTTTAAGTACAATGATCCGGGAGGCATAATCTATGGTGGATAACCTGTGGGCAATAACAAAAGAGGTTCGGCCCTTCATCAGATTTTCCAATGCCTTTTGCACCACCTTCTCAGCCTGGGAATCCAGGGCCGAGGTTGCTTCGTCTAGAATCAGCACCGGCGCATTTTTCAACAGGGCCCGGGCAATGCAGATCCGCTGTTTTTCTCCGCCGGACAACCGGGAACCCAATTCTCCGATTACAGTATCATAGCCCTTGGGAAAACCACAGATAAAATCATGGGCAAAGGCCGCCTTTGCCGCCGATTCAACGGCGGCATCATCTGCATCCATCTTGCCATACCGGATATTGTCCCGAACGGTCTCATTAAATAAAATGGGCTCCTGGGTCACAATGGAAATATGATCCCGAAGCGAAGCAATGGTCAAGTCCCTTACATCGTGTCCGCCGACCAAAACGCGACCCTCAGTCACATCATAAAGTCTTGGAATCAGATTCACCAGACTGGTTTTTCCACCGCCGCTCATGCCGACCAGGGCCAGGGTTTCTCCGGGTGCGGCCTTAAGATCAATGTGTTTTAAGGCCATCGCCTCTTCGGACCCGTAGGAAAAGGAGACGTTTTCAAAGACCACGTCACAGGATGACGCGTTAAGAGGCCGGGCGTCGGATTTGTCCACCACATCATTTTGTGCGTCCAGCACATCAAAAACCCTGGATGCCGCAGCCACGCCCTCCTGGATGGAGTTATTTAGATTGGACAATTTTTTTACCGGATCATAGAGCATCATCACGGCAGTTAAAAAAGAGAAAAACACACCCGGTGTGGATGTGCCGTTAACCACCCGCATGCCGCCAAACCAGATAACAAAGGCAATTCCCAAGCCGCCTAAAAACTCCATAACAGGAGAAGACAAAGCCCGGGTCATCACCTTTTTCATTTCCAACCGGAACAAGTCTTTGGTTTTTTCTTTGAATCTTTGGGTCTCAAAGGATTGAAGATTAAATATTTTAACAATCTTTGACCCGGAAAATGTTTCATGCAAAAAGGCATTTAGATCCGCCATGGTTTCCTGGGTTCCCGTGGAAAATTTCCGGATTCTTTTGCCAAAAAGAACAATGGGATAAAAGGCAACGGGCAGAACAAGAAAGGCACCCAGCGCAAGTTTCCAGTCCCGGTAAAAAATAACGAACAAAAAGGCCACAACGGAAAAAGAATCCCGAAACAAGCTGATAACAGCCGTAGAGACCATACCCTTAATGATATTGACATCATTGGTAATCCGGGACATGAGTGCGCCGGTCTTTTCCCTGTGGATATATGAAATGGGCAGATTCATAATCTTGTCATAAAGGCTGTCCCTTAAGTCACGGATAATGCGCTCCCCCACATAGTTCATCAGGTACTCGGACCCGTATGACCCGGCGCCTTTCAGGAAAAACACCAAAACGGCAAGGCCCGGAATGAGCAACAACTTGCTGCTGTCCCTGGCGATGAAAATATCATCAAGTACAGGTTTAACCAACAGGGCCATGCCGCCGTTGGCCCCGGCCACCACCACCATACATAATGCGGCCAGGATAATTTTTTTCCGGTGTGCAAACACCATCTGGACAATCTTCTGCCTGCGTTCCTTAGACAAACTGCTCGTATTTGATTTCATGGGCGGGAATAAATGCTTTATAGATTCTATTGTCAAGTTCAAAAAAACATGAGAGCATAGCATCCCATGATAAAGTGTGCTTTTATACCCAATTTTTTCAAATTTTACAATATCCTGTGGGGTGCGGCCCTGCCTTTTTTAAAACGGAACCCACGGCTTGCCCCAACCAGTGACAAGCGGATCACCCCAGTTCACCTTCAGAGGGCAGATGTCTGGATACAGGCGGCATCAGCCGGAGAGGCGTACCTTGCGGTCTCCATTGTCCAGGCCATGACACCGGACCGGCCGGTCACCATACTGGTGACCACCACCACGGATCAGGGCTTAAAAATTCTGCAACAAATGCTGCTACCCGAAAATTTTTCACCCTTTATCAACCTGTGTGTTGACATATTTCCCTTTGACTGCCCAAAGGCAATGAACAAAGCGGTACAACAAGTGAATCCGGCAGTCATGGTGTTATTGGAGACCGAACTATGGCCGGCCCACCTCTATGCGCTAAAAAAGAATCACATCCCGGTATTACTCATTAACGGCAGGTTATCAAAAAAAAGTGGTCGCAATTACAGGCTCACCAAAGCGTTCTGGCGAGCATTGGGCCCGGATCGCATCCTGGCCATCTCTGCCGAAGACGCCCAAAGATTTTCCCAGGTATTTTCCAACACGCGTATTGAAACCATGGACAACATCAAATTTGACCGGATGAAAGTTCAGGAAACGCCTGACAACGCGTCGGCTTTGGCCGCGATCGCCCCCCGGGATCTGCCCTTATCTATTTTTGCCTCTTTTCGCCGCCAGGAAGAAACGCAAATCATTGAGATGATAAAAGCCCTGTTGGAAAAGGTGCCAGAACAAGTCATTGCGTTGTTTCCCAGACATATGCACCGCATTGCGCCATTTGCAAAGAAATTGAATAAAAACGGTCTCGAGGCATACAAAGGCTCACAGCTATCATCCGTTCTCACCGGTCCGGCCATTATCCTGTGGGACAAATTTGGGGATCTGAACCTTGCCTACGCCCATGCCGACGTGGTGTTTGTCGGTGGAAGCCTTGCGCCCTTAGGCGGCCAGAATTTCATGGAGCCTGCGGGCTTAGGCATTCCCACAGTCATTGGCCCTTACTGGCAGGACTTTGCCTGGGTGGGAAAAGAGATCTTCAATACCGGTGTCGTTACCCGGTGTAAAAACTGGCAACATGCGGTTCAAATCATGTGCAGGCACCTGGTAAAATCCGAAAACCGACAACCACTCATTCATGCGGTGAATCAGTATATCTTACAAAAACAGGGCGGAGCGCAGACCGCTGCCGACACCATTTGGGCATTGTGGGCGACATCCCGTGAATAGATAGTTCATAAGATCGACCATCTTTTGTAGGGGCAATCCCCCTGTGGTTGTCCTCGTTAGGGCAGGCACAATGGCCTGCCCTTATAACGAAGAACGAAATGAGTTCAAATCACTTTATCCTGTTCGCCATTTTGCACAGGGGCAGTGAACCGTCACTACCCCCTCGCAAATGGCTCACCTTGGATTCAGAATTATCGATCAACATACGGGTTAGGCAACTTCTGAAAATTCAGCATCAAAAACGTCGTCATCCCCTGATGTCGTTTTTCCGGCAGTTCCGGCCTGACCTGAAGACGGATCATGGGCTTGGCTATGCGCGGCCTGGCCCATGGTCTGCAGGGCCTGGCCCAGACGTTCAGCCGCGGCGTTGATTCTGTTCACATCATCTGATGCAACCGCCTCTTTTAAATCATTGACCAAACCTTTCAAACGATTTTTGGTATCTGGATCCAGGGGTGCCTGGGCATCGGACACGATCTTTTCGGTCTGGTAGATCAACTGATCCGCCTGGTTTCGGGCGGTGACCAGATTCTTTTTCATCCGGTCCTCTTCTGCATGGCGCTTGGCATCGTTCACCAGGGCATCAATCTCTTCTTTGGAGAGCCCTGACGAGGCCGTGATGCGGATAGACTGGGCTTTGCCCGTTGCCGTGTCTTTGGCCGAAACATTGACAATGCCGTCGGCATCAATATCAAAGGTCACTTCAATCTGGGGTGTTCCCCTGGGTGCAGCGGCAATACCGGTCAATTCAAATTGACCCAGCAGCTTATTGTCAGAGGCCATCTCCCGTTCACCCTGCAGTACATGTATCGTAACGGCAGACTGATTGTCTTCGGCCGTGGAAAAGACCTCACTTTTCTTTGCCGGAATCGTGGTGTTCTTCTCGATCAGCCGGGTCATGACACCACCTAAGGTTTCGATTCCTAAAGAGAGGGGAGTAACATCCAGCAACAGGACATCTTCCAGATCACCTTTAAGAATACCACCCTGGATCGCGGCACCCAAAGAGACAACTTCATCCGGGTTTACCCCCTTGTCCGCAGTTCTGCCAAAGATCTTTTCCACCCTGGCCTGA
This window contains:
- a CDS encoding glycosyltransferase N-terminal domain-containing protein — encoded protein: MIKCAFIPNFFKFYNILWGAALPFLKRNPRLAPTSDKRITPVHLQRADVWIQAASAGEAYLAVSIVQAMTPDRPVTILVTTTTDQGLKILQQMLLPENFSPFINLCVDIFPFDCPKAMNKAVQQVNPAVMVLLETELWPAHLYALKKNHIPVLLINGRLSKKSGRNYRLTKAFWRALGPDRILAISAEDAQRFSQVFSNTRIETMDNIKFDRMKVQETPDNASALAAIAPRDLPLSIFASFRRQEETQIIEMIKALLEKVPEQVIALFPRHMHRIAPFAKKLNKNGLEAYKGSQLSSVLTGPAIILWDKFGDLNLAYAHADVVFVGGSLAPLGGQNFMEPAGLGIPTVIGPYWQDFAWVGKEIFNTGVVTRCKNWQHAVQIMCRHLVKSENRQPLIHAVNQYILQKQGGAQTAADTIWALWATSRE
- a CDS encoding DUF4416 family protein, which gives rise to MSTPKTPAPAKLVMSVFMKDKSVLASVFSRLEDVGGPVDMISPWLDFDFTDYYYKEMGEPLFRRLIAFKPLMEQDALASIKLATNRIESDCLDQNNRTINIDPGYLLSSRFILATGKEYSHRIYIGQKIYADLTLMYTKKGFKTLEWTYPDYASPAVFKFLGQVRQKYLADLKTIKG
- a CDS encoding Trm112 family protein; amino-acid sequence: MAVSKELLEILVCPKCKGPVELTESQDGLVCNACALKYEIRDDIPIMLIDEAISVKQ
- a CDS encoding YicC/YloC family endoribonuclease: MIKSMTAFAKVSHTQDTLTVDMTVRAYNSRFLDFSIHLPETCQSFEEEIKKIMGQFHTRGRIEIRASLEDQALDQDLFEVDIIKAKAYYKALKTVQDTLSISGDIALETVLGAKQLIVAAKPELDLALLRSAVCDTARDAAQALDLMRKQEGENLYQDLRDRISDIEQRMAQVEEEAKIIPEVYKARLKERLAVLTAEDGECLDPVRLAQETALLADKSDVSEEIVRVHSHIKMFREVMDENESQGRKLNFLIQEFNREFNTIGSKAGNAALSHAVVDLKSELEKIREQVQNIE
- a CDS encoding ABC transporter transmembrane domain-containing protein, encoding MKSNTSSLSKERRQKIVQMVFAHRKKIILAALCMVVVAGANGGMALLVKPVLDDIFIARDSSKLLLIPGLAVLVFFLKGAGSYGSEYLMNYVGERIIRDLRDSLYDKIMNLPISYIHREKTGALMSRITNDVNIIKGMVSTAVISLFRDSFSVVAFLFVIFYRDWKLALGAFLVLPVAFYPIVLFGKRIRKFSTGTQETMADLNAFLHETFSGSKIVKIFNLQSFETQRFKEKTKDLFRLEMKKVMTRALSSPVMEFLGGLGIAFVIWFGGMRVVNGTSTPGVFFSFLTAVMMLYDPVKKLSNLNNSIQEGVAAASRVFDVLDAQNDVVDKSDARPLNASSCDVVFENVSFSYGSEEAMALKHIDLKAAPGETLALVGMSGGGKTSLVNLIPRLYDVTEGRVLVGGHDVRDLTIASLRDHISIVTQEPILFNETVRDNIRYGKMDADDAAVESAAKAAFAHDFICGFPKGYDTVIGELGSRLSGGEKQRICIARALLKNAPVLILDEATSALDSQAEKVVQKALENLMKGRTSFVIAHRLSTIDYASRIIVLKNGTIVEQGTHDDLMAAKSFYYKLQSMQTKTN